The Maridesulfovibrio sp. genomic sequence AAAGCAACCGAATCCCTTTTCACGGACCTTATTCAGCTGTTCCTTGGTCTGCTCGGAAATAACCGGACACTCATCTACGGAGGCATTACATTCAGAATACTTACCTGTAGAAGCTATGATTCTCATCATATCATGATCCGGGCTGGAAACAGCCACTCCATCACCCTCAATGTAAACAGAGTCACGCAACCCGATAAGAGAAATGACTTGCGTCAGCACACCCTGCGCAAGTCGATGGACTGACTGCTGCTTGAAAAGGCTGCCTGAGGCTTCAATAATATGCTTGAGCCCTTTGCGGTTCTGCTCAATAACCTGCAGATCCCGGTATGAACGCAACGCGGAAAGCACTGAGGTAAAAAGGCGCTGGGCGGTCAGCTCGGCCTTATGTTTATAGTCGTTAATATCATATTCGATGATGACCTGCCGCTCTGGAGCCTGCCCAGGCTGCCCGGTACGCAGAATAATACGCACTAGAGAGTTCTTCATCTCTTGACGAATGGTTTGGACGAGTTCCAGTCCGGCATGGTTTGTTTCCATAACCACATCAAGCAGAATTACCGACACATCAGGATGTTCCTCCAGAATCGATACTGCCTGTTCAGCCGAATATGCACTGAGAAACTCCAATCCGGCACCTTCAAATTCAAAATCAGCAAGAACAAGACGCGTGGTACTATGAACGTCTTCTTCATCGTCAACTATAAGTATCTTCCAGTTTTTGCTTTTCCGCACTTGGCTCTTTTCGGGAGTTTCGTCTGCAAAAAGGAGCTCATCATTATCAACGTGATCCGAACTAGCTACCATACACTGACCTCACTTGCATATCACAAAGGGATTACTACAGAGAAAACAGCTCCCCCTTCATCCGAACAGGAAACATCCACTGTCCAATTATAACCGCTGACAATTCTGTTTACAATACTTAATCCCATTCCGACCGCTTCCGGTCTCGTAGTAAAAAAGGGATCGAAAATATATGGTAAATCAGCATCATTAATGCAGGTACCGTTATCTCTTACCTGCAGCGTGCAGACCTGGCCTTCTGTCTTGGTGCTGACAAATACTCGGGGCTGCTGCTCGGCAGCGAAAAAAACGGCATTGGAAACAAGCTCTACGATAACTTTTTCCAGAAGATCAGGGCGGGCATCAATCTTCTGCTCTGAAAGGGCAAGGTCAAACAGGACATCCCTGCCGATTTCCTGCGCATATTCCCGGCATAAATCCACCGCTTTTTCAGCAACACTAGAAATATCCGAACTACAGTGTTCACAATTGCCTATGGAAGCAAAAGTAGTAACACTTTTAACTATCTCTTCAAGACGGGCGGTCTCGGACGCTATGGTTTCCAGATATTGCAGAATCTCGGAATCATCTTTGAGCTTGCGGGAAGCCAGACCTGCAAAACCATTTATGGTCATGGTACGGTTACGTATCTGATGCGCCACGGACTTAGCCATCTGAGCCAGACTTTCGCGATTCAGTTCAATCTTACGCAAGTCGCGATAGGAGCGAAGGGCCGTGGTCATAGAAGTGGTCAACCTTCTGGAGGTAAGCTCAGCTTTCTGCCAGTAATCATTAATATCAAGCTCTGTTATGACTTTATGTTCAGGTGCAAAGCCGGGCTGTCCGGTTCTTAATATGACCCTGATGAATTGATTATTCAACTCGTTCCGGATCCGGTGGGCAACATCAAGGCCGGCAGTATTGGTCTCCATTACCACGTCGAGAAGCACCACCGCATAACCGGCATTATTCTTCAACAGATCAATGGATTCCTCCCCCGAATAGGCACTGGTAAATTCCAG encodes the following:
- a CDS encoding hybrid sensor histidine kinase/response regulator translates to MHSDNLFADDDLMFSGDEPEDSLSRDIDPWHVLIVDDEPDVHSMTRMVLGDFEFEGRPLEFTSAYSGEESIDLLKNNAGYAVVLLDVVMETNTAGLDVAHRIRNELNNQFIRVILRTGQPGFAPEHKVITELDINDYWQKAELTSRRLTTSMTTALRSYRDLRKIELNRESLAQMAKSVAHQIRNRTMTINGFAGLASRKLKDDSEILQYLETIASETARLEEIVKSVTTFASIGNCEHCSSDISSVAEKAVDLCREYAQEIGRDVLFDLALSEQKIDARPDLLEKVIVELVSNAVFFAAEQQPRVFVSTKTEGQVCTLQVRDNGTCINDADLPYIFDPFFTTRPEAVGMGLSIVNRIVSGYNWTVDVSCSDEGGAVFSVVIPL
- a CDS encoding DUF3369 domain-containing protein, giving the protein MVASSDHVDNDELLFADETPEKSQVRKSKNWKILIVDDEEDVHSTTRLVLADFEFEGAGLEFLSAYSAEQAVSILEEHPDVSVILLDVVMETNHAGLELVQTIRQEMKNSLVRIILRTGQPGQAPERQVIIEYDINDYKHKAELTAQRLFTSVLSALRSYRDLQVIEQNRKGLKHIIEASGSLFKQQSVHRLAQGVLTQVISLIGLRDSVYIEGDGVAVSSPDHDMMRIIASTGKYSECNASVDECPVISEQTKEQLNKVREKGFGCFVDSDYIGYLPTRQHGSHLLYVENCGNEFNEQDEDLLRIFSDNVGVAFDNIYLNQEILDTQKEIVRMLGEVVEFRSKETAFHVIRVSEIARILGMALGLDPVKVDELYFASPMHDVGKIGIPDSILLKPGKLTAEELKVMRTHTEIGYNILRASNRKLLKAAATIAHEHHEYWDGSGYPQGLKGEEISIAGRIICLTDVFDALCSDRVYKEAWEVERALEFLKKHKEKMFDPDLVDVFFDNLEKIMKVREKYRD